A single window of Gemmatimonadota bacterium DNA harbors:
- a CDS encoding SusC/RagA family TonB-linked outer membrane protein yields the protein MNATGVRTLFGALALAATVGLGAASLDAQQATGNIRGQITDAVTMRPLPGAQVLVVGTGRGGLANSSGQYLILNVPTGSQVVRVELIGYGVVEQQVTVAAGQTASVDFSMGQQALELDEIVVTGTAGQTQRRSIGNSIQKFEAAEVTEAVPVVSVQELLQARTPGLSLVSNGGGAGDGSQIRLRGSGSLAGRFEPVIYVDGVRIESGNQDGQCGSVVHCTNALDFLNPNDIASIEVIKGPAAATLYGAEAASGVIQIITKKGRPGTGIQWTASMDLGTSDWTLERPITYWQCTQSNVNDAVRFPGCQGVSPGTVLQDDPMTRHPNAVRGNEGSSDPNGPGQYAFNLSARGGGELFNYFISAEKGDEQGVFLNNFARRTGGRANFGFTPTEKLNFNVNVGYVRQHIKQPLSNNSSNSVLRNAYRGRAGATSDPWEQGFRGFGPELANDYDLQTRGERFTLGATINYEPTSWFSNRLVVGMDRNDREVTEFFPIDNTGLAPWGATAATGTIDIFLPDVHTWTVDYSGTVNTDLSENYSSAFSAGMQLNARKFESYTTVGEGLVASQINLVGSAANTRAQQDLEQQTSLGFYVQEQVGFKNRLFATAAVRVDDNSAFGKDFSLVVYPKAQLSYVISDEDFFEVDWIDQLKLRGAWGQAGSPPAPFTADRTFDAGVTTLGDAVVNLLRPSSYGNPDLKAETGSELEMGFEASFLDGRMGLDFTYYNQKTRDALIEVPDPPSSGFSGVHLTNVGEIANSGFEVLLTATPLYTRSVQWDATVAYSSNSNELVTFGDAPIDQIEFGSFATVQRHIEGYPLGGFWSTDVVRDASGQPVLDGSGDVTVASDKEYVGPALPTREIALTNTFTLFDNVRLFANLDYKGGHYQWCAICSVRSRIDQNTLLVNDPNSDPVDVAVAKSLQTKTWIQEADFIKLREISASYQLPGDLVSRVGLGTAAITLSARNLWMWTKYEFDQEGLGSPDPEVNFNSLAEFNRTDYASIPMLRTFALSARVSF from the coding sequence ATGAACGCCACCGGCGTCCGAACGCTGTTCGGGGCTCTGGCCCTGGCAGCCACGGTCGGTCTGGGTGCTGCGTCGCTGGACGCGCAACAGGCCACTGGCAACATCCGAGGGCAGATCACCGACGCGGTGACCATGCGCCCGCTGCCCGGAGCCCAGGTCCTCGTGGTCGGTACCGGCCGCGGCGGGCTGGCCAACAGCAGCGGCCAGTATCTCATCCTGAACGTCCCCACCGGCTCGCAGGTCGTGCGGGTCGAGCTCATCGGGTACGGCGTCGTCGAGCAGCAGGTGACGGTCGCGGCGGGCCAGACGGCCTCCGTCGACTTCTCCATGGGCCAGCAGGCGCTGGAGCTCGACGAGATCGTGGTCACCGGCACGGCCGGCCAGACCCAGCGCCGATCCATCGGCAACTCCATCCAGAAGTTCGAGGCCGCCGAGGTCACCGAGGCGGTACCGGTCGTCAGCGTGCAGGAGCTCCTGCAGGCGCGCACACCGGGACTGAGCCTGGTGTCCAACGGGGGTGGCGCCGGAGACGGGTCGCAGATCCGCCTGCGCGGATCCGGCTCGCTGGCCGGTCGCTTCGAGCCCGTCATCTACGTGGATGGCGTGCGCATCGAGAGCGGCAACCAGGACGGGCAGTGCGGCTCCGTGGTGCACTGCACCAACGCGCTCGACTTCCTGAACCCGAACGACATCGCCTCCATCGAGGTGATCAAGGGCCCCGCGGCGGCCACGTTGTACGGCGCCGAAGCCGCGTCGGGCGTGATCCAGATCATCACCAAGAAGGGGCGCCCGGGCACCGGCATCCAGTGGACCGCCAGCATGGATCTGGGCACGTCGGACTGGACGCTGGAGCGGCCCATCACCTACTGGCAGTGCACCCAGTCCAACGTGAACGACGCGGTCCGGTTCCCGGGCTGCCAGGGTGTGTCTCCCGGGACGGTCCTGCAGGACGATCCCATGACCCGGCATCCGAACGCGGTGCGGGGCAACGAAGGGTCGAGCGATCCCAACGGCCCCGGCCAGTACGCCTTCAACCTGTCGGCGCGCGGCGGTGGGGAGCTGTTCAACTACTTCATCTCCGCCGAGAAGGGCGACGAGCAGGGCGTCTTCCTGAACAACTTCGCCCGGCGCACCGGCGGCCGCGCCAACTTCGGCTTCACGCCGACCGAGAAGCTGAACTTCAACGTCAACGTCGGCTACGTTCGGCAGCACATCAAGCAGCCGCTGTCGAACAACTCGTCCAACTCGGTGTTGCGCAACGCGTATCGCGGCCGCGCCGGCGCCACCAGTGATCCTTGGGAGCAGGGCTTCCGCGGATTCGGGCCCGAATTGGCCAACGACTACGATCTGCAGACCCGCGGCGAGCGCTTCACGCTGGGCGCCACCATCAACTACGAGCCCACCTCCTGGTTCTCGAACCGGCTCGTGGTGGGCATGGACCGGAACGACCGTGAGGTCACCGAGTTCTTCCCGATCGACAACACCGGGTTGGCCCCCTGGGGCGCCACGGCCGCGACCGGCACCATCGACATCTTCCTGCCGGACGTGCACACCTGGACCGTCGACTACTCCGGGACCGTCAACACCGACCTGAGCGAGAACTACAGCTCCGCCTTCAGCGCGGGGATGCAGCTCAACGCGCGGAAGTTCGAGTCCTACACCACGGTCGGTGAGGGCCTGGTCGCGAGCCAGATCAACCTGGTGGGTTCGGCGGCCAACACCCGCGCGCAGCAGGACCTGGAGCAGCAGACGTCGCTCGGGTTCTATGTGCAGGAGCAGGTCGGGTTCAAGAACCGGCTGTTCGCCACCGCCGCCGTGCGCGTGGACGACAACTCCGCGTTCGGGAAGGACTTCTCGCTGGTGGTCTATCCCAAGGCCCAGCTGTCCTACGTCATCTCCGACGAGGACTTCTTCGAGGTCGACTGGATCGATCAGCTCAAGCTGCGCGGAGCCTGGGGTCAGGCGGGCAGCCCGCCTGCGCCGTTCACGGCAGACCGTACGTTCGACGCCGGCGTGACCACGCTCGGTGACGCGGTCGTGAACCTCCTGCGGCCGTCCTCCTACGGCAATCCGGATCTGAAGGCCGAGACCGGCTCCGAGCTGGAGATGGGCTTCGAGGCCTCGTTCCTGGACGGCCGGATGGGCCTGGACTTCACGTACTACAACCAGAAGACGCGCGACGCCCTCATCGAGGTGCCCGATCCGCCGTCGTCCGGGTTCAGCGGCGTCCACCTGACCAACGTGGGTGAGATCGCCAACAGCGGGTTCGAAGTGCTTCTCACGGCCACGCCGCTCTACACGCGCAGCGTGCAGTGGGACGCCACGGTGGCGTACTCCAGCAACAGCAACGAGCTGGTCACCTTCGGCGACGCGCCGATCGATCAGATCGAGTTCGGGTCGTTCGCCACGGTGCAGCGCCACATCGAGGGCTATCCCCTGGGTGGCTTCTGGAGCACGGATGTGGTCCGTGACGCGTCGGGGCAGCCGGTGCTCGACGGAAGCGGCGACGTGACGGTCGCATCCGACAAGGAGTACGTCGGTCCGGCCCTGCCCACGCGCGAGATCGCGTTGACGAACACGTTCACGCTGTTCGACAACGTGCGGCTGTTCGCGAACCTGGACTACAAGGGCGGCCACTACCAGTGGTGCGCCATCTGTTCGGTCCGGAGCCGCATCGACCAGAACACGCTCCTGGTCAACGACCCCAACTCCGATCCGGTGGACGTCGCGGTCGCGAAGAGCCTCCAGACCAAGACCTGGATCCAGGAGGCGGACTTCATCAAGCTGCGGGAGATCTCGGCCAGCTACCAGCTGCCGGGCGACCTCGTGAGCCGGGTCGGCCTCGGGACGGCGGCGATCACGCTGTCCGCCCGGAATCTGTGGATGTGGACCAAGTACGAGTTCGACCAGGAGGGACTGGGCTCGCCCGACCCCGAGGTCAACTTCAACTCGCTCGCCGAGTTCAACCGCACCGACTACGCGTCGATCCCGATGCTGCGGACGTTCGCGCTCAGCGCGCGCGTCTCGTTCTGA
- a CDS encoding sodium:solute symporter has protein sequence MHPLNWVIVVGYVGYVMWDGIRRAKGTREIEGYFLANRSLPWWAVGLSVMATQLSAVTMIGTTGQGATDGLRFVQFYFGLPLAMVILGVTLVPFLHGSKVFTAYEYLERRFDAKTRSLTSFLFLISRGLSCGTIIAAPAVVFSAVFGWSLSWSVLVIGVPTVIYTVLGGVQAVTWADVKQMVLIVVALVSVIVVLVLNMPVSPDDALRIAGATGRLQTFDFTFDVNETYTFWSGVLGGTFLMLSYFGTDQSQVQRYLTARSVDEARSSLLMSAYWKIPLQALVLLVGVGVFLFYLFTTPPLLFNPAHEEAVRAEAGAEYATLEARFETAFTEREAAARQVADARSAGDGTTESSAMQAFLAHEAEVGVVRAEALALAEEVTGESSRDVNYIIPAFVLHELPIGLTGLFIAGVMAAAMSSVAAELNSLSTASVIDFYRRWVKPEGSDEHFLNVSKIATAFWGAFACFVATYAATLGSLIEVVNRFGSFFYGSILGVFLLAMIPRARAVGAFVGLLSGMTAVGLVSFLAPSVSFLWHNVIGALTVVAVGWVLSLGGSGRPLTPA, from the coding sequence ATGCATCCTCTGAATTGGGTGATCGTGGTCGGCTACGTCGGCTACGTCATGTGGGACGGCATCCGCCGCGCCAAGGGCACACGCGAGATCGAAGGCTACTTCCTCGCGAACCGCAGCCTACCGTGGTGGGCCGTGGGTCTGTCGGTCATGGCCACGCAGCTGTCCGCAGTGACGATGATCGGCACCACGGGGCAGGGGGCCACCGACGGTCTGCGCTTCGTGCAGTTCTACTTCGGGCTGCCCCTGGCGATGGTCATCCTGGGGGTGACCCTCGTCCCGTTCCTGCACGGCTCCAAGGTCTTCACGGCGTACGAGTACCTGGAGCGCCGCTTCGACGCGAAGACGCGCTCGTTGACCAGCTTCCTCTTCCTGATCTCGCGCGGCCTCTCCTGCGGGACCATCATCGCGGCGCCGGCCGTGGTCTTCTCGGCGGTGTTCGGCTGGAGCCTGTCCTGGTCGGTGCTGGTGATCGGCGTACCCACCGTGATCTACACCGTGCTGGGCGGCGTGCAGGCCGTGACCTGGGCGGACGTCAAGCAGATGGTCCTGATCGTCGTGGCGCTGGTGTCCGTGATCGTCGTCCTGGTGCTCAACATGCCCGTGAGCCCCGACGACGCCCTGCGCATCGCCGGAGCCACGGGACGTCTGCAGACCTTCGACTTCACGTTCGACGTCAACGAGACGTACACGTTCTGGTCCGGTGTGCTCGGCGGCACGTTCCTCATGCTGTCGTACTTCGGCACCGATCAGAGCCAGGTGCAGCGCTACCTGACGGCCCGCTCCGTGGACGAAGCGCGCTCCTCGCTGCTGATGAGCGCGTACTGGAAGATCCCGCTGCAGGCCCTGGTGTTGTTGGTGGGCGTCGGCGTCTTCCTCTTCTATCTCTTCACGACGCCGCCCCTGCTGTTCAATCCGGCACACGAGGAGGCCGTGCGCGCGGAGGCCGGGGCGGAGTACGCCACGCTCGAGGCGCGCTTCGAGACCGCATTCACGGAGCGGGAGGCGGCGGCCCGGCAGGTGGCGGACGCGCGCTCCGCCGGGGACGGCACCACGGAGTCCTCCGCCATGCAGGCCTTCCTGGCCCATGAGGCCGAAGTGGGCGTGGTCCGTGCGGAGGCGCTCGCGCTGGCGGAGGAGGTCACCGGGGAGTCCTCCCGCGACGTCAACTACATCATCCCCGCGTTCGTGCTGCACGAGCTTCCGATCGGGCTCACCGGCCTCTTCATCGCCGGCGTGATGGCGGCGGCCATGTCCTCCGTGGCCGCCGAGCTCAACTCGTTGTCCACGGCGTCGGTCATCGACTTCTACCGCCGCTGGGTGAAACCCGAAGGCAGTGACGAGCATTTCCTCAACGTCTCCAAGATCGCGACGGCGTTCTGGGGTGCGTTCGCCTGCTTCGTGGCCACGTATGCGGCCACGTTGGGCTCGCTCATCGAGGTGGTGAACCGGTTCGGGTCCTTCTTCTACGGGTCCATCCTCGGCGTCTTCCTGCTCGCCATGATCCCGCGGGCGCGGGCCGTGGGGGCGTTCGTGGGCCTGCTGTCCGGAATGACCGCGGTGGGGTTGGTGAGCTTCCTGGCGCCGTCGGTCTCGTTCCTGTGGCACAACGTGATCGGGGCGCTCACCGTCGTGGCCGTCGGGTGGGTCCTGAGCCTGGGCGGGAGCGGCCGCCCCCTCACGCCCGCCTGA
- a CDS encoding sulfotransferase domain-containing protein translates to MGWILLVVVLLVVFLVVQVVHLSVVLTWEDQQTVGLGYYGRPPGERAAFKARLRTQARLLRPILRLIGRFNRFTFEKASFQQDGLAGPRGTCNPESFADARRYVPSAEDVFVVTQMKCGTTWMQQVVYETVMRGHGDLVERGTTLYAISPWIEARKSVGVREAPRVGDERPSRIIKTHLPATACPWSPEAKYIYVARHPVSCFASCVDFIATNAGALAPPLDVSEAWFRSPEWMWWGTWTDHVAGWWDQAQQHPNVLFVHFEEMKADPGAIVDRVAAFLGLRPLDAEERAAVVRKSGFAYMQEHQDTFEMHPPHILAVDAQLFVRGTSDRHKDVPPDVRSRLSAWCAQEMSTRAYPLQETYPDVSGSG, encoded by the coding sequence ATGGGCTGGATCCTGCTGGTCGTGGTGCTGCTGGTGGTCTTCCTCGTGGTCCAGGTGGTCCACCTCTCGGTGGTCCTGACCTGGGAGGACCAGCAGACGGTCGGGCTCGGGTACTATGGCCGGCCTCCGGGTGAGCGGGCGGCGTTCAAGGCCCGCCTGCGGACCCAGGCCCGGCTGCTCCGGCCCATCCTGCGCCTGATCGGCCGCTTCAACCGCTTCACCTTCGAGAAGGCCAGCTTCCAGCAGGACGGGCTGGCCGGCCCCCGCGGGACGTGCAATCCGGAGAGCTTCGCCGACGCCCGGCGCTACGTGCCCTCCGCCGAGGACGTCTTCGTGGTCACGCAGATGAAGTGCGGGACCACCTGGATGCAGCAGGTCGTCTACGAGACCGTGATGAGAGGCCACGGCGACCTGGTGGAGCGGGGCACCACGCTCTACGCGATCTCGCCCTGGATCGAGGCTCGCAAGAGCGTGGGTGTCCGGGAGGCCCCCCGGGTGGGGGATGAGCGTCCGTCCCGCATCATCAAGACCCATCTGCCGGCGACCGCGTGCCCCTGGAGCCCGGAGGCGAAGTACATCTACGTCGCCCGCCATCCCGTCTCCTGCTTCGCGAGCTGTGTCGACTTCATCGCCACCAACGCGGGTGCCCTGGCCCCGCCCCTGGACGTCTCCGAGGCCTGGTTCCGCTCTCCCGAGTGGATGTGGTGGGGCACCTGGACGGACCACGTGGCCGGGTGGTGGGATCAGGCCCAGCAGCACCCCAATGTGCTCTTCGTCCACTTCGAGGAGATGAAGGCCGATCCCGGTGCGATCGTCGACCGGGTGGCGGCCTTCCTGGGCCTCCGGCCACTCGACGCCGAGGAGCGCGCCGCCGTGGTGCGCAAGAGCGGCTTTGCATACATGCAGGAACATCAGGACACGTTCGAGATGCACCCGCCGCACATCCTCGCCGTCGATGCCCAACTGTTCGTGCGCGGCACGTCGGATCGGCACAAAGACGTGCCGCCGGATGTACGCTCCCGCCTGTCCGCGTGGTGTGCACAGGAGATGAGCACCCGCGCGTACCCGCTCCAGGAGACCTATCCGGACGTGTCCGGCTCGGGCTGA
- a CDS encoding class II fructose-bisphosphate aldolase, with the protein MKSYFDDAVTVDESTVTVHDAAALAGPAMDALVRDAVFGEEGERADARWLLWELGQAVGVRPASIHDLYLARGRGEVGGFTVPAINVRGATYETARSIFRTAKRMEAGAFILEIARSEIAYTAQRPQEYVSVLLAAALREGFRGPVFIQGDHFQVNAKKYAQDATAEVDAVKQLIHEALDAGFYNIDVDTSTLVDLDQSTLDDQQRLNYEICAELTRTIRELEPDGVTVSIGGEIGEVGSQNSTVPELRAFMDGYNRVLADQLPGAAGLSKISVQSGTTHGGVVLADGSIADVKLDLNTLEELSRVARDEYGLSGAVQHGASTLPDDAFHNFPRTETAEIHLATNFQNMLYDHLPADLRERIYGWVRDNLASERGAKDSDEQFLYKSRKKALGPFKADIWDLPADVLDALGKAYDDKFTFLFTQLAIGGTRAAVRSTVKPLQIHRPRPGTPGHVTVSAAPDDADLSD; encoded by the coding sequence ATGAAGAGCTACTTCGACGACGCCGTCACCGTAGACGAGAGCACCGTCACCGTCCACGACGCCGCCGCGCTGGCGGGGCCAGCCATGGACGCCCTGGTCCGGGATGCGGTCTTCGGTGAGGAGGGGGAGCGGGCGGACGCGCGCTGGCTGCTCTGGGAGCTGGGCCAGGCCGTGGGCGTGCGGCCCGCCTCCATCCACGACCTCTACCTGGCCCGGGGCCGGGGCGAGGTGGGCGGCTTCACCGTGCCGGCCATCAACGTGCGCGGCGCCACCTACGAGACCGCCCGTTCCATCTTCCGCACGGCCAAGCGCATGGAGGCGGGCGCCTTCATCCTGGAGATCGCCCGCTCCGAGATCGCCTACACGGCGCAGAGACCTCAGGAGTACGTCAGCGTGCTGCTCGCTGCCGCGCTGCGCGAGGGGTTCCGGGGACCGGTCTTCATCCAGGGTGATCACTTCCAGGTCAACGCCAAGAAGTACGCGCAGGACGCCACCGCCGAGGTGGACGCCGTCAAGCAGCTGATCCACGAGGCCCTCGATGCCGGCTTCTACAACATCGACGTGGACACCTCCACGCTGGTGGACCTGGACCAGTCGACGTTGGACGACCAGCAACGCCTCAACTACGAGATCTGTGCGGAGCTGACCCGCACGATCCGCGAGCTCGAGCCCGACGGCGTGACCGTCTCGATCGGTGGGGAGATCGGCGAGGTCGGCAGCCAGAACAGCACGGTTCCGGAGCTGCGCGCCTTCATGGACGGCTACAACCGCGTGCTGGCCGACCAGCTTCCGGGGGCGGCGGGGCTGTCGAAGATCTCCGTGCAGTCGGGGACGACCCACGGGGGTGTGGTGCTCGCGGACGGCTCCATCGCGGACGTGAAGCTGGACCTGAACACCCTTGAGGAGCTCTCGCGCGTGGCGCGCGACGAGTACGGCCTGTCGGGCGCGGTGCAGCATGGGGCCTCCACGCTCCCGGACGACGCCTTCCACAACTTCCCGCGCACCGAGACCGCCGAGATCCACCTGGCGACGAACTTCCAGAACATGCTCTACGACCACCTCCCGGCGGACCTGCGGGAGCGCATCTACGGCTGGGTACGCGACAACCTGGCCTCGGAGCGGGGCGCCAAGGACTCCGACGAGCAGTTCCTCTACAAGAGCCGCAAGAAGGCGCTCGGCCCCTTCAAGGCGGACATCTGGGACCTGCCGGCGGACGTGCTGGACGCGTTGGGCAAGGCGTACGACGACAAGTTCACGTTCCTGTTCACCCAGCTGGCGATCGGCGGGACCCGGGCCGCGGTGCGGAGCACGGTCAAGCCGCTGCAGATCCATCGCCCGCGGCCGGGCACGCCAGGGCACGTGACGGTGAGCGCCGCTCCCGACGACGCCGACCTGAGCGACTGA
- a CDS encoding amidase translates to MSLLERPLADIARAVETGAVRPTALVEEAIERHLDRDARFGAYRTFDPEHARAQARAVEARRTRGQPGFFDGMPVSAKDLYGVDGLPTFAGTARRLPVEWEREGFLISTLRAHGAVVIGKTHTVELAFGGAGLNPVAGTPANPWDADVHRLPGGSSSGAGVSLAEGSAVIALGTDTGGSIRIPAALTGVVGQKLTQGRWSTDGVVPLSATLDTVGALTRSVADQIHLFGAVDPECEGPLALERALAGTSVRGLRIGVPSSTVWEEAEAGVVAVVRGALRELEAAGARLVDLDGAPFDDASRAYLESGLVAAECAAFLDDRLADWWPLLHPIVGARVAPGRDVTAEAIERIRTARVAAAQRARVWMAEVDAVAVPSVPFTAPPVDRVQTLDAYVPVNRASLRATTPASWLGLCAVSQPAGLDAQGLPVGLQWIAAGGDDVRLLGLAHAAEGVLGTPRERLGEPPRGQSRAADRGV, encoded by the coding sequence GTGAGCCTCCTGGAGCGTCCCCTCGCCGACATCGCCCGGGCCGTGGAGACCGGTGCCGTGCGCCCTACCGCCCTGGTGGAGGAGGCGATCGAGCGCCACCTCGACCGGGACGCCCGCTTCGGCGCCTACCGCACGTTCGACCCCGAGCACGCCCGTGCCCAGGCTCGCGCGGTGGAGGCCCGCCGGACCCGCGGACAGCCGGGGTTCTTCGACGGCATGCCGGTGTCCGCCAAGGACCTCTACGGGGTGGACGGCCTGCCCACCTTCGCGGGGACCGCCCGCCGGCTCCCGGTCGAATGGGAGCGCGAGGGCTTCCTGATCTCCACGCTGCGGGCGCACGGGGCGGTGGTCATCGGCAAGACGCACACGGTGGAGCTGGCGTTCGGGGGAGCGGGGCTGAACCCGGTGGCCGGCACACCGGCCAATCCGTGGGACGCCGACGTTCACCGGCTGCCGGGTGGATCCTCCTCGGGCGCGGGCGTGAGCCTGGCGGAGGGCTCGGCCGTGATCGCCCTGGGCACCGATACCGGGGGCTCCATCCGCATTCCGGCTGCGCTCACGGGCGTGGTCGGCCAGAAGCTCACCCAGGGCCGCTGGTCCACGGACGGGGTGGTTCCCCTCTCGGCCACGCTCGACACGGTGGGCGCGCTCACCCGCTCGGTCGCGGACCAGATCCACCTGTTCGGCGCCGTCGATCCGGAGTGCGAGGGCCCGCTCGCGCTCGAGCGGGCCCTCGCCGGCACCTCGGTGCGGGGGCTCCGGATCGGTGTGCCGTCCTCCACGGTCTGGGAGGAGGCGGAGGCGGGGGTGGTGGCGGTGGTGCGGGGTGCGCTTCGCGAGCTCGAGGCGGCGGGCGCCCGACTGGTCGACCTCGACGGCGCGCCGTTCGACGACGCGAGCCGCGCCTACCTCGAATCGGGGCTGGTCGCCGCCGAGTGTGCAGCGTTCCTGGACGATCGGCTCGCGGACTGGTGGCCCCTGCTCCATCCGATCGTGGGCGCGCGCGTGGCGCCCGGCCGTGACGTGACGGCGGAGGCGATCGAGCGGATCCGGACGGCGCGCGTGGCTGCGGCCCAGCGCGCCCGGGTGTGGATGGCGGAGGTGGACGCGGTGGCCGTCCCGTCGGTCCCGTTCACCGCACCCCCCGTGGACCGCGTGCAGACGCTCGACGCGTACGTGCCCGTCAACCGCGCCTCGCTCCGGGCCACGACGCCCGCCAGCTGGCTGGGTCTGTGTGCCGTCTCCCAGCCGGCGGGCCTGGATGCGCAGGGGTTGCCGGTGGGGCTCCAGTGGATCGCCGCCGGCGGCGACGACGTGCGGCTGCTGGGTCTCGCACACGCGGCGGAGGGGGTGTTGGGGACGCCCCGGGAACGCCTGGGCGAACCCCCGCGGGGACAGTCGAGGGCCGCCGACAGGGGCGTGTGA
- the otsB gene encoding trehalose-phosphatase: MTLSRPPAVPPAQERWALFLDVDGTLVELAPRPDEVVVRDGLLPLLRDLRGRLDGALALVSGRGIDDLDRIVRPLRLPAVGLHGLERRHADGHREDPPLPAGWEEIRERLRRFATDEDGVLLEDKGAALALHYRQAPDAEARAHAEIEAAQAALGPPATVQPGKMVAELRAGPADKGDGIRALLDTEGFAGRTPVFLGDDLTDQAGFSAVNERDGLSIHVGSGDPGVAHHHLPDVTAVHAWLRHLSEALAARR, from the coding sequence ATGACCCTGTCCCGCCCACCCGCCGTCCCCCCCGCCCAGGAGCGCTGGGCCCTCTTCCTCGACGTGGACGGCACCCTGGTGGAGCTGGCGCCCCGGCCGGACGAGGTCGTCGTCCGCGACGGCCTGCTGCCCCTGCTGCGGGACCTGCGCGGCCGACTCGACGGCGCGCTGGCGCTCGTCAGCGGGCGGGGGATCGACGACCTGGACCGCATCGTCCGACCGCTACGCCTTCCCGCGGTGGGGTTGCACGGGCTCGAACGCCGACACGCGGATGGACATCGGGAGGACCCACCCCTCCCGGCGGGCTGGGAGGAGATCCGGGAACGCCTGCGGCGCTTCGCCACCGACGAGGACGGCGTGCTGCTCGAGGACAAGGGCGCCGCCCTCGCCCTGCACTACCGCCAGGCGCCGGACGCCGAAGCGCGGGCCCACGCCGAGATCGAGGCTGCACAAGCGGCGTTGGGCCCACCCGCGACGGTCCAGCCCGGCAAGATGGTCGCGGAGCTTCGGGCAGGCCCCGCCGACAAGGGCGATGGCATCCGCGCCCTGCTCGACACGGAGGGCTTCGCCGGACGCACTCCCGTCTTCCTCGGGGATGACCTGACCGATCAGGCCGGGTTCTCGGCCGTGAACGAACGGGACGGCCTCTCCATCCACGTGGGCTCCGGCGATCCCGGGGTGGCCCACCACCACCTGCCCGACGTGACGGCCGTGCACGCGTGGCTGCGTCACCTCTCCGAAGCGCTCGCCGCTCGCCGCTGA
- the arsN2 gene encoding arsenic resistance N-acetyltransferase ArsN2 yields MTAAPRPPEQARPMVGPASPTDRSAVEALLKAAALPLDGLDDAWARLLVARDDQGAVVGAAGLERHDDVGLLRSVVVAPRWRGRGVAGALCAQVIARARGEGIGAIHLLTTTAEAWFAARGFRALPRSDLPAALAGSAELTGACPASAVAMVLESGTP; encoded by the coding sequence ATGACCGCTGCGCCCCGCCCCCCGGAGCAGGCCCGACCGATGGTGGGGCCGGCATCTCCCACCGATCGGTCCGCGGTGGAGGCGCTGCTGAAGGCAGCCGCGCTCCCCCTGGACGGGCTGGACGACGCCTGGGCCAGGCTGCTGGTGGCTCGTGACGACCAGGGGGCCGTCGTCGGCGCCGCGGGACTCGAACGCCACGACGACGTGGGGCTGCTCCGCTCGGTGGTGGTGGCGCCCCGCTGGCGCGGCCGGGGCGTCGCAGGGGCGCTGTGCGCGCAGGTCATCGCCCGGGCGCGGGGGGAGGGGATCGGCGCCATCCATCTGCTGACCACCACCGCCGAGGCCTGGTTCGCCGCTCGCGGCTTCCGTGCCCTGCCGCGCTCCGACCTGCCTGCGGCGCTGGCGGGTTCGGCCGAGCTCACCGGGGCCTGTCCGGCGTCCGCGGTCGCGATGGTGCTGGAGTCGGGGACACCGTGA